The following coding sequences are from one Sander lucioperca isolate FBNREF2018 chromosome 2, SLUC_FBN_1.2, whole genome shotgun sequence window:
- the znrf3 gene encoding E3 ubiquitin-protein ligase znrf3 isoform X1: MMILPRRGSDRVPDSVVLVIFVVAASLGTVFAKDTAFVEVVLFESSPNGDYTTYTTGLQGRFSKAGATISAEGEIVQMHPLGLCNNNDEEDLYEYGWVGVVKLEQPELDPSCLTVLGKAKRAVQRGATAVIFDVSENPDAIDQLNQIAEDPLKRPVVYVKGNDAVKLMNIVNKQKVARARIQHRPPRQPTEYFDMGIFLAFFVVVSLVCLILLIKIKLKQRRSQSSMNRMAIQALEKMETRKFKAKGKGQRESSCGASDSLSSSSTSDCAICLEKYIDGEELRVIPCAHRFHKKCVDPWLLQHHTCPHCRHNIIEQKKGNPGPACMDPGNPVHSRQRVVLPVHYPGRVHRAGQVTAYPTRTSMDHHGNPITVLTVDQHPDPQGLYPPQSTSAFLRSYHPTLHLDHSLNPHHCGLEHRGPPAYPAQPHHAAFKRPKFHGRNFSRAACFSQYETMYQHYYFQGLTFPQQPEGGQGPAMAGQLGGGGGAHKGHHSRAFQQGLLYPTVVHMAPASSSRIGENGSTSGLSCYHGHRSVCSGYLADCPGSDSSSSSSGQCHCSSSDSMLDCTEVSNQGVYGSCSTFRSSLSSDYDPYVYRSKSPCRGSVGEAGTAACTTVPAEDSLSPIPLGHDCLQLPPGASGYNSGDHLSNCSLEPNYSSRSSLEPRENSNISTTSAGAPEATGADRGTGAQEESGELGAAACSCCFEVLPPSVECKGQDSDQAGPLATARFHRGVDFQSSPSKNYFAPEHMCPSSEQVSYEGLPCCFYKEMKVHRATTGRYTEDYAVNVQYADSETCSGQGCCELNQRIPIIPEDTDYELATGAETQSSLLPISVTVEAEVRTGERHEPREGYLTSGQFRGLPYPQEEETRALFHPQLSACPTALGSSTSTNEGGLGI; encoded by the exons ATGCATCCTTTGGGACtatgtaataataatgatgaggAGGACCTATATGAGTATGGCTGGGTTGGAGTGGTGAAGCTGGAGCAACCTGAGCTGGACCCCAGTTGTCTCACCGTGCTGGGAAAG GCAAAGAGAGCAGTGCAGCGGGGAGCCACAGCCGTCATCTTTGATGTGTCAGAGAATCCAGATGCCATCGACCAG CTAAACCAGATTGCCGAGGATCCTCTGAAGCGGCCGGTGGTTTACGTGAAGGGCAACGACGCCGTTAAGTTGATGAACATCGTCAACAAGCAGAAAGTGGCTCGTGCTCGGATACAACACAGACCACCGAGG CAGCCCACGGAATATTTTGACATGGGCATCTTCCTGGCTTTCTTCGTGGTTGTGTCGCTGGTTTGCCTCATTCTGCTCATCAAGATCAAACTCAAGCAAAGGAGAAGCCAG AGCTCCATGAACAGAATGGCCATCCAAGCCTTGGAAAAGATGGAGACGAGAAAGTTTAAGGCTAAAGGAAAGGGCCAGCGCGAGAGCAGCTGTGGAGCCTCTGATTCACTGAGCAGCAGCTCCACCTCTGACTGCGCCATCTGTCTGGAAAAGTACATTGATGGGGAG GAGCTGCGAGTTATCCCCTGTGCTCACAGATTTCATAAGAAATGTGTCGATCCCTGGTTGCTCCAGCATCACACCTGTCCCCACTGTAGGCACAACATCATCG AGCAAAAGAAGGGAAATCCAGGACCAGCGTGCATGGACCCTGGCAACCCAGTCCACAGCCGGCAGCGGGTGGTGCTGCCGGTGCATTATCCCGGCAGGGTGCACCGTGCTGGCCAGGTGACAGCCTACCCAACCAGAACCAGCATGGACCATCACGGCAACCCCATCACCGTGCTCACGGTGGACCAGCACCCAGATCCTCAAGGTCTATACCCACCCCAATCGACGTCTGCCTTTCTCCGGAGCTATCACCCCACCCTCCATCTGGACCACTCACTCAACCCCCACCACTGCGGATTAGAACACCGTGGACCCCCCGCCTACCCAGCACAGCCGCATCATGCTGCTTTTAAACGACCCAAGTTCCATGGTCGCAACTTTTCCCGAGCAGCCTGCTTTTCGCAGTACGAGACTATGTACCAGCACTACTATTTTCAGGGGTTGACTTTCCCTCAACAGCCTGAGGGTGGCCAAGGGCCTGCTATGGCAGGGCAGcttggtggaggaggaggggccCACAAGGGCCACCACAGCAGGGCCTTTCAGCAGGGGTTGTTATACCCCACAGTGGTACACATGGCACCTGCCTCTTCTTCAAGGATAGGTGAGAACGGCAGCACTTCTGGCCTGAGCTGTTACCATGGCCACCGCTCAGTGTGCAGTGGTTACCTTGCCGACTGCCCTGGCagcgacagcagcagcagcagctcaggcCAGTGCCACTGTTCCTCCAGCGACTCCATGTTGGACTGTACTGAGGTCAGCAACCAGGGGGTGTACGGTAGCTGCTCTACCTTCCGCAGCTCACTGAGCAGCGATTACGACCCTTACGTCTACCGGAGTAAGAGTCCGTGTAGAGGCTCCGTGGGGGAAGCAGGGACTGCTGCTTGCACCACAGTTCCTGCTGAGGACTCGTTATCCCCTATTCCCCTGGGACATGATTGCCTACAGCTCCCTCCAGGAGCTTCGGGATATAACTCGGGGGACCACCTCTCCAACTGCAGTTTGGAGCCCAACTACAGCAGTCGCTCATCACTGGAACCCAGGGAGAACAGCAACATTAGCACTACCTCAGCCGGGGCTCCAGAGGCTACCGGAGCAGACAGGGGAACAGGGGCACAGGAGGAGTCGGGGGAGCTCGGGGCTGCAGCCTGTAGCTGCTGCTTCGAGGTGCTTCCTCCCAGTGTGGAGTGTAAAGGGCAGGACTCGGACCAAGCTGGGCCACTGGCCACAGCACGCTTTCACAGGGGGGTGGACTTTCAGAGCTCACCCTCCAAGAACTACTTTGCTCCTGAGCACATGTGCCCCTCCTCAGAGCAGGTGAGCTACGAAGGGCTGCCCTGCTGCTTCTATAAAGAGATGAAGGTGCACAGGGCCACAACGGGGCGCTACACCGAGGACTACGCTGTTAATGTGCAGTATGCGGACTCGGAGACCTGCTCTGGACAGGGCTGCTGCGAACTCAACCAGAGAATACCCATAATTCCCGAGGACACAGATTATGAATTAGCCACAGGGGCAGAAACCCAGAGCAGCTTATTGCCCATTAGTGTCACAGTAGAGGCAGAGGTTCGGACGGGGGAGCGACACGAGCCCAGGGAGGGGTACTTAACCTCAGGACAGTTTAGAGGTCTGCCATACCCTCAGGAGGAGGAGACCCGGGCTTTGTTCCACCCTCAGCTCTCTGCCTGTCCCACTGCATTGGGAAGCAGTACTTCAACAAATGAGGGAGGTCTGGGTATATGA
- the znrf3 gene encoding E3 ubiquitin-protein ligase znrf3 isoform X2, whose translation MMILPRRGSDRVPDSVVLVIFVVAASLGTVFAKDTAFVEVVLFESSPNGDYTTYTTGLQGRFSKAGATISAEGEIVQMHPLGLCNNNDEEDLYEYGWVGVVKLEQPELDPSCLTVLGKAKRAVQRGATAVIFDVSENPDAIDQLNQIAEDPLKRPVVYVKGNDAVKLMNIVNKQKVARARIQHRPPRPTEYFDMGIFLAFFVVVSLVCLILLIKIKLKQRRSQSSMNRMAIQALEKMETRKFKAKGKGQRESSCGASDSLSSSSTSDCAICLEKYIDGEELRVIPCAHRFHKKCVDPWLLQHHTCPHCRHNIIEQKKGNPGPACMDPGNPVHSRQRVVLPVHYPGRVHRAGQVTAYPTRTSMDHHGNPITVLTVDQHPDPQGLYPPQSTSAFLRSYHPTLHLDHSLNPHHCGLEHRGPPAYPAQPHHAAFKRPKFHGRNFSRAACFSQYETMYQHYYFQGLTFPQQPEGGQGPAMAGQLGGGGGAHKGHHSRAFQQGLLYPTVVHMAPASSSRIGENGSTSGLSCYHGHRSVCSGYLADCPGSDSSSSSSGQCHCSSSDSMLDCTEVSNQGVYGSCSTFRSSLSSDYDPYVYRSKSPCRGSVGEAGTAACTTVPAEDSLSPIPLGHDCLQLPPGASGYNSGDHLSNCSLEPNYSSRSSLEPRENSNISTTSAGAPEATGADRGTGAQEESGELGAAACSCCFEVLPPSVECKGQDSDQAGPLATARFHRGVDFQSSPSKNYFAPEHMCPSSEQVSYEGLPCCFYKEMKVHRATTGRYTEDYAVNVQYADSETCSGQGCCELNQRIPIIPEDTDYELATGAETQSSLLPISVTVEAEVRTGERHEPREGYLTSGQFRGLPYPQEEETRALFHPQLSACPTALGSSTSTNEGGLGI comes from the exons ATGCATCCTTTGGGACtatgtaataataatgatgaggAGGACCTATATGAGTATGGCTGGGTTGGAGTGGTGAAGCTGGAGCAACCTGAGCTGGACCCCAGTTGTCTCACCGTGCTGGGAAAG GCAAAGAGAGCAGTGCAGCGGGGAGCCACAGCCGTCATCTTTGATGTGTCAGAGAATCCAGATGCCATCGACCAG CTAAACCAGATTGCCGAGGATCCTCTGAAGCGGCCGGTGGTTTACGTGAAGGGCAACGACGCCGTTAAGTTGATGAACATCGTCAACAAGCAGAAAGTGGCTCGTGCTCGGATACAACACAGACCACCGAGG CCCACGGAATATTTTGACATGGGCATCTTCCTGGCTTTCTTCGTGGTTGTGTCGCTGGTTTGCCTCATTCTGCTCATCAAGATCAAACTCAAGCAAAGGAGAAGCCAG AGCTCCATGAACAGAATGGCCATCCAAGCCTTGGAAAAGATGGAGACGAGAAAGTTTAAGGCTAAAGGAAAGGGCCAGCGCGAGAGCAGCTGTGGAGCCTCTGATTCACTGAGCAGCAGCTCCACCTCTGACTGCGCCATCTGTCTGGAAAAGTACATTGATGGGGAG GAGCTGCGAGTTATCCCCTGTGCTCACAGATTTCATAAGAAATGTGTCGATCCCTGGTTGCTCCAGCATCACACCTGTCCCCACTGTAGGCACAACATCATCG AGCAAAAGAAGGGAAATCCAGGACCAGCGTGCATGGACCCTGGCAACCCAGTCCACAGCCGGCAGCGGGTGGTGCTGCCGGTGCATTATCCCGGCAGGGTGCACCGTGCTGGCCAGGTGACAGCCTACCCAACCAGAACCAGCATGGACCATCACGGCAACCCCATCACCGTGCTCACGGTGGACCAGCACCCAGATCCTCAAGGTCTATACCCACCCCAATCGACGTCTGCCTTTCTCCGGAGCTATCACCCCACCCTCCATCTGGACCACTCACTCAACCCCCACCACTGCGGATTAGAACACCGTGGACCCCCCGCCTACCCAGCACAGCCGCATCATGCTGCTTTTAAACGACCCAAGTTCCATGGTCGCAACTTTTCCCGAGCAGCCTGCTTTTCGCAGTACGAGACTATGTACCAGCACTACTATTTTCAGGGGTTGACTTTCCCTCAACAGCCTGAGGGTGGCCAAGGGCCTGCTATGGCAGGGCAGcttggtggaggaggaggggccCACAAGGGCCACCACAGCAGGGCCTTTCAGCAGGGGTTGTTATACCCCACAGTGGTACACATGGCACCTGCCTCTTCTTCAAGGATAGGTGAGAACGGCAGCACTTCTGGCCTGAGCTGTTACCATGGCCACCGCTCAGTGTGCAGTGGTTACCTTGCCGACTGCCCTGGCagcgacagcagcagcagcagctcaggcCAGTGCCACTGTTCCTCCAGCGACTCCATGTTGGACTGTACTGAGGTCAGCAACCAGGGGGTGTACGGTAGCTGCTCTACCTTCCGCAGCTCACTGAGCAGCGATTACGACCCTTACGTCTACCGGAGTAAGAGTCCGTGTAGAGGCTCCGTGGGGGAAGCAGGGACTGCTGCTTGCACCACAGTTCCTGCTGAGGACTCGTTATCCCCTATTCCCCTGGGACATGATTGCCTACAGCTCCCTCCAGGAGCTTCGGGATATAACTCGGGGGACCACCTCTCCAACTGCAGTTTGGAGCCCAACTACAGCAGTCGCTCATCACTGGAACCCAGGGAGAACAGCAACATTAGCACTACCTCAGCCGGGGCTCCAGAGGCTACCGGAGCAGACAGGGGAACAGGGGCACAGGAGGAGTCGGGGGAGCTCGGGGCTGCAGCCTGTAGCTGCTGCTTCGAGGTGCTTCCTCCCAGTGTGGAGTGTAAAGGGCAGGACTCGGACCAAGCTGGGCCACTGGCCACAGCACGCTTTCACAGGGGGGTGGACTTTCAGAGCTCACCCTCCAAGAACTACTTTGCTCCTGAGCACATGTGCCCCTCCTCAGAGCAGGTGAGCTACGAAGGGCTGCCCTGCTGCTTCTATAAAGAGATGAAGGTGCACAGGGCCACAACGGGGCGCTACACCGAGGACTACGCTGTTAATGTGCAGTATGCGGACTCGGAGACCTGCTCTGGACAGGGCTGCTGCGAACTCAACCAGAGAATACCCATAATTCCCGAGGACACAGATTATGAATTAGCCACAGGGGCAGAAACCCAGAGCAGCTTATTGCCCATTAGTGTCACAGTAGAGGCAGAGGTTCGGACGGGGGAGCGACACGAGCCCAGGGAGGGGTACTTAACCTCAGGACAGTTTAGAGGTCTGCCATACCCTCAGGAGGAGGAGACCCGGGCTTTGTTCCACCCTCAGCTCTCTGCCTGTCCCACTGCATTGGGAAGCAGTACTTCAACAAATGAGGGAGGTCTGGGTATATGA